Proteins from a genomic interval of Thamnophis elegans isolate rThaEle1 chromosome 2, rThaEle1.pri, whole genome shotgun sequence:
- the LOC116503442 gene encoding gastrula zinc finger protein XlCGF7.1-like codes for MIHTGEKPYKYMECGKTFTRGSGLRSHKNVHTGEKPFKYMECGKTFTRGSGLRSHKNVHTGEKLFKCMECGKTFSRKHNLISHKMIQHPIS; via the coding sequence atgatccacacaggtgagaagccatataaatacaTGGAGTGTGGCAAGACATTTACTCGTGGCAGTGGCCTTAGAAGCCACAAAAATGTccatacaggagagaagccatttaaataCATGGAGTGTGGCAAGACATTTACTCGTGGCAGTGGCCTTAGAAGCCACAAAAATGTTCATACAGGAGAGAAGCtatttaaatgcatggaatgtggaaagaccttttcTCGAAAACATAATCTCATTTCCCATAAGATGATTCAACATCCCATAAGTTGA
- the LOC116502595 gene encoding LOW QUALITY PROTEIN: zinc finger protein 253-like (The sequence of the model RefSeq protein was modified relative to this genomic sequence to represent the inferred CDS: inserted 1 base in 1 codon; deleted 1 base in 1 codon) — protein sequence MLENHRNLVSLGNNGQENPDSCELFQVINTTEKFGIRMELKSHDRNQSNDFNQESSSSTDAPMQHFCAQEEKIRKKYTGKNVKLIKAKVNEHYLTQNDAIRRHNGQNYNGEFILSLGNKCLRSQKAIDRKEKPYKCLECGKCFRKSKQLTIHKRIHTGEKPYKCMECGKAFTQVSNLRSHKNVHTGEKPFKCMECGKTFAYSSGLGRHKNVHRGEKPFKCMECGKAFAQKNHFTSHKMIHTGEKPYKCMECGKTFNHECNLRRHKKIHTGEKPFECTECGKTFAQRDQLITHKEXHTGERPYKCMECGKTFSHSSTLTSHKRIHTGEKPYKCMECGKTFALNREK from the exons GTAATAATGGGCAGGAGAATCCAGATTCCTGTGAATTGTTCCAAGTGATCAATACAACGGAGAAGTTTGGAATTCGAATGGAATTAAAAAGCCATGATAGAAACCAGTCAAATGATTTCAATCAGGAAAGCTCATCTTCCACTGATGCTCCAATGCAACACTTTTGTGCCCAAGaagagaaaataaggaaaaaatatacTGGAAAAAATGTGAAGCTAATCAAAGCTAAAGTAAATGAACACTATTTAACCCAAAACGATGCTATAAGAAGACACAATGGACAAAATTACAATGGGGAATTCATTCTTTCTCTTGGAAATAAGTGCCTTAGATCTCAAAAAGCTATTGACAGAAAAGAGAAGCCTTATAAATGTTTAGaatgtggaaaatgtttcagaaAAAGCAAGCAACTTACtatccataaaaggatccacacaggggagaaaccatataaatgcatggagtgtggaaaggcaTTTACTCAGGTCAGTAACCTTAGAAGCCACAAAAATgtccatacaggagagaaaccatttaaatgcatggaatgtggaaagacgtTTGCTTATAGTAGTGGGCTTGGAAGGCACAAAAATGTCCAcagaggagagaaaccatttaaatgcatggaatgtggaaaggccTTTGctcaa aaaaatcattttacttcccataagatgatccacacaggagagaagccgtataaatgcatggagtgtggaaagacctttaatCATGAATGTAATCTTAGAAGACacaaaaagatccacacaggagagaaaccatttgaatgcacagaatgtggaaagacctttgctcaaagaGATCAACTTATAACCCATAAAG GCCACACAGGAGAGAGgccatataaatgtatggagtgtggaaagacgttTAGTCACAGTAGTACACTTACTTCccataagaggatccacacaggggagaagccgtataaatgtatggagtgtggaaagacttttGCTCTGAACA gagagaaataa